The following are encoded together in the Planococcus antarcticus DSM 14505 genome:
- a CDS encoding DUF4352 domain-containing protein — MSTLIGLVGFLGLLTGLILFIASIFSDIPKKVGTIIAVIGFLFINLSNFPKGALYGVFGFLAILVGVIMLIIYLVREKPVKNPIIVIVLGFISFFGALSIPTETSNATQETPIEAAETQGKVEEPEKEVAEEIIEETEDKEKISEGTTDEKEEPIEDVIGIGDAIVIDDVHYVINEVTSAKNVGGEYGKDAISQFTIINLTVQNEQNEAIKVDSDQFQLVSGERTYEASGSAGIYANKDYDFFYTEINPGVALSGNIVFDVPADLENLQLYIQNDFWGNKTGIVHLQ; from the coding sequence ATGAGTACTTTAATAGGGTTGGTCGGCTTCTTAGGTTTGCTGACAGGATTAATATTATTTATAGCATCTATTTTTTCTGATATTCCCAAGAAAGTTGGAACAATCATTGCAGTCATAGGGTTCTTGTTTATTAACCTAAGCAATTTTCCTAAAGGTGCTTTGTACGGGGTATTTGGTTTTTTGGCAATATTAGTTGGAGTCATAATGTTAATTATATATTTAGTTCGTGAGAAGCCAGTGAAAAATCCAATTATTGTTATTGTGTTAGGTTTCATTAGCTTTTTTGGTGCTCTTTCAATACCTACTGAGACATCTAATGCTACACAAGAAACTCCTATAGAAGCAGCTGAAACGCAAGGGAAAGTTGAGGAACCTGAAAAGGAAGTAGCTGAAGAGATAATAGAGGAAACAGAAGATAAAGAAAAAATTAGTGAAGGAACAACTGATGAAAAAGAAGAACCTATCGAGGACGTTATCGGAATTGGAGATGCAATTGTAATCGATGATGTACACTATGTAATTAATGAAGTTACAAGTGCCAAAAATGTAGGTGGAGAATATGGAAAAGACGCAATATCTCAGTTCACTATCATTAATTTAACAGTGCAGAATGAACAAAATGAGGCTATCAAAGTGGATAGCGATCAGTTTCAACTTGTATCAGGCGAACGTACTTATGAAGCGAGTGGATCTGCAGGGATATATGCAAATAAGGATTATGATTTCTTCTATACTGAAATCAATCCTGGAGTTGCGTTGAGTGGCAACATTGTCTTTGATGTTCCAGCTGATCTTGAAAATTTACAATTATATATACAAAATGATTTTTGGGGCAATAAGACTGGAATAGTTCATCTTCAATAA